The Sulfurimonas sp. HSL-1716 sequence CTGTTGATACGGGCATAGCGACACCGACGGCGGATATCGCTGCTGCTAGCGATACGGGTGCATCTGCGACTGATACTATTACAAGCGACAACACACCGACAATCAACGGAACAGGCGAAGCCGGAGCAACGGTGGTTATTACCAATGCGGCGGGTGAGACAGTAGGAACTGCGACAGTCGGAACTGACGGTACATACTCTGTTACGACAAGCCAGCTTGCAGACGGAACTCAAAACCTCACTATCACGACAACAGACACAGCCGGAAACAGCGCACAGACTACGCAAAGTATCACTGTTGATACGGGCATAGCGACACCGACGGCGGATATCGCTGCTGCTAGCGATACGGGTGCATCTGCGACTGATACTATTACAAGCGACAACACACCGACAATCAACGGAACAGGCGAAGCCGGAGCAACGGTGGTTATTACCAATGCGGCGGGTGAGACAGTAGGAACTGCGACAGTCGGAACTGACGGTACATACTCTGTTACGACAAGCCAGCTTGCAGACGGAACTCAAAACCTCACTATCACGACAACAGACACAGCCGGAAACAGCGCACAGACTACGCAAAGTATCACTGTTGATACGGGCATAGCGACACCGACGGCGGATATCGCTGCTGCTAGCGATACGGGTGCATCTGCGACTGATACTATTACAAGCGACAACACACCGACAATCAACGGAACAGGCGAAGCCGGAGCAACGGTGGTTATTACCAATGCGGCGGGTGAGACAGTAGGAACTGCGACAGTCGGAACTGACGGTACATACTCTGTTACGACAAGCCAGCTTGCAGACGGAACTCAAAACCTCACTATCACGACAACAGACACAGCCGGAAACAGCGCACAGACTACGCAAAGTATCACTGTTGATACGGGCATAGCGACACCGACGGCGGATATCGCTGCTGCTAGCGATACGGGTGCATCTGCGACTGATACTATTACAAGCGACAACACACCGACAATCAACGGAACAGGCGAAGCCGGAGCAACGGTGGTTATTACCAATGCGGCGGGTGAGACAGTAGGAACTGCGACAGTCGGAACTGACGGTACATACTCTGTTACGACAAGCCAGCTTGCAGACGGAACTCAAAACCTCACTATCACGACAACAGACACAGCCGGAAACAGCGCACAGACTACGCAAAGTATCACTGTTGATACGGGCATAGCGACACCGACGGCGGATATCGCTGCTGCTAGCGATACGGGTGCATCTGCGACTGATACTATTACAAGCGACAACACACCGACAATCAACGGAACAGGCGAAGCCGGAGCAACGGTGGTTATTACCAATGCGGCGGGTGAGACAGTAGGAACTGCGACAGTCGGAACTGACGGTACATACTCTGTTACGACAAGCCAGCTTGCAGACGGAACTCAAAACCTCACTATCACGACAACAGACACAGCCGGAAACAGCGCACAGACTACGCAAAGTATCACTGTTGATACGGGCATAGCGACACCGACGGCGGATATCGCTGCTGCTAGCGATACGGGTGCATCTGCGACTGATACTATTACAAGCGACAACACACCGACAATCAACGGAACAGGCGAAGCCGGAGCAACGGTGGTTATTACCAATGCGGCGGGTGAGACAGTAGGAACTGCGACAGTCGGAACTGACGGTACATACTCTGTTACGACAAGCCAGCTTGCAGACGGAACTCAAAACCTCACTATCACGACAACAGACACAGCCGGAAACAGCGCACAGACTACGCAAAGTATCACTGTTGATACGGGCATAGCGACACCGACGGCGGATATCGCTGCTGCTAGCGATACGGGTGCATCTGCGACTGATACTATTACAAGCGACAACACACCGACAATCAACGGAACAGGCGAAGCCGGAGCAACGGTGGTTATTACCAATGCGGCGGGTGAGACAGTAGGAACTGCGACAGTCGGAACTGACGGTACATACTCTGTTACGACAAGCCAGCTTGCAGACGGAACTCAAAACCTCACTATCACGACAACAGACACAGCCGGAAACAGCGCACAGACTACGCAAAGTATCACTGTTGATACGGGCATAGCGACACCGACGGCGGATATCGCTGCTGCTAGCGATACGGGTGCATCTGCGACTGATACTATTACAAGCGACAACACACCGACAATCAACGGAACAGGCGAAGCCGGAGCAACGGTGGTTATTACCAATGCGGCGGGTGAGACAGTAGGAACTGCGACAGTCGGAACTGACGGTACATACTCTGTTACGACAAGCCAGCTTGCAGACGGAACTCAAAACCTCACTATCACGACAACAGACACAGCCGGAAACAGCGCACAGACTACGCAAAGTATCACTGTTGATACGGGCATAGCGACACCGACGGCGGATATCGCTGCTGCTAGCGATACGGGTGCATCTGCGACTGATACTATTACAAGCGACAACACACCGACAATCAACGGAACAGGCGAAGCCGGAGCAACGGTGGTTATTACCAATGCGGCGGGTGAGACAGTAGGAACTGCGACAGTCGGAACTGACGGTACATACTCTGTTACGACAAGCCAGCTTGCAGACGGAACTCAAAACCTCACTATCACGACAACAGACACAGCCGGAAACAGCGCACAGACTACGCAAAGTATCACTGTTGATACGGGCATAGCGACACCGACGGCGGATATCGCTGCTGCTAGCGATACGGGTGCATCTGCGACTGATACTATTACAAGCGACAACACACCGACAATCAACGGAACAGGCGAAGCCGGAGCAACGGTGGTTATTACCAATGCGGCGGGTGAGACAGTAGGAACTGCGACAGTCGGAACTGACGGTACATACTCTGTTACGACAAGCCAGCTTGCAGACGGAACTCAAAACCTCACTATCACGACAACAGACACAGCCGGAAACAGCGCACAGACTACGCAAAGTATCACTGTTGATACGGGCATAGCGACACCGACGGCGGATATCGCTGCTGCTAGCGATACGGGTGCATCTGCGACTGATACTATTACAAGCGACAACACACCGACAATCAACGGAACAGGCGAAGCCGGAGCAACGGTGGTTATTACCAATGCGGCGGGTGAGACAGTAGGAACTGCGACAGTCGGAACTGACGGTACATACTCTGTTACGACAAGCCAGCTTGCAGACGGAACTCAAAACCTCACTATCACGACAACAGACACAGCCGGAAACAGCGCACAGACTACGCAAAGTATCACTGTTGATACGGGCATAGCGACACCGACGGCGGATATCGCTGCTGCTAGCGATACGGGTGCATCTGCGACTGATACTATTACAAGCGACAACACACCGACAATCAACGGAACAGGCGAAGCCGGAGCAACGGTGGTTATTACCAATGCGGCGGGTGAGACAGTAGGAACTGCGACAGTCGGAACTGACGGTACATACTCTGTTACGACAAGCCAGCTTGCAGACGGAACTCAAAACCTCACTATCACGACAACAGACACAGCCGGAAACAGCGCACAGACTACGCAAAGTATCACTGTTGATACGGGCATAGCGACACCGACGGCGGATATCGCTGCTGCTAGCGATACTGGTGCATCTGCGACTGATACTATTACAAGCGACAACACACCGACAATCAACGGAACAGGCGAAGCCGGAGCAACGGTGGTTATTACCAATGCGGCGGGTGAGACAGTAGGAACTGCGACAGTCGGAACTGACGGTACATACTCTGTTACGACAAGCCAGCTTGCAGACGGAACTCAAAACCTCACTATCACGACAACAGACACAGCCGGAAACAGCGCACAGACTACGCAAAGTATCACTGTTGATACGGTGGCATCAGAAATGGATAAGCTCGCTATTACGAATATAGTCGATAATAATGGTGATTTTACTTCTATAACTATGAGCGGTACGGGTGCTGAAGCAGGAAATACGATCACATTATATGATGAAGACAATAATCCTGTTGCTACGGCAACAGTCGGAACAGACGGTAGATGGAGTACGGATATCAGTAATCTTGATGGCACTCCGATAAACGACAATGAGTTTTTTAAAGTTACCGAAACAGACACGGCAGGAAATCAGACGGATGAAACGAATACTACTCATTACTGGCATGGTACATGGTCAAATGCCGAGACGGAAGTGACTGATGATTATGCGATGATGGGAAGAGGAAATGATACTATACATATAAATGACAATGATGCGAATGACCATCTTGTCATCGATGGCGGAAATGGTAATGATACTGCTGTTTTCAACGGTAATGTAGCTGATTATACGATCACGACAGATGCAAACGGCAATACGATAATAACCGAAAAAGTTTCAACGGACAGCGACGGTAACGGTATAGGTGATGTCAACGAGCTGAGAAATATCGAGACAATAGATTTTGCCGATGGAAAATATGATGTTAACAGCGGAGTATTTACGGCAAATGATGTAACGGCTGAAGTACCGACATTGAGTATTGATATAGGAGCAGAACAGGTAGTAGAAAATAGTTTAGGTAATATATTTAATGATATAGAAGTTCATGAAACAGGGGGCACGAATTTAGATAGTGATTATACATCGCACGGAAGTACAGATATCTCTTTGGATATCGATAATATGAATGCTTCTTCTATCTCTACAAGCAGCGGTGATGATAATATTAATATAAAATATAGTGCAAACGATAAAACTATCGATCTTGGAAGTGGTGACGATAGCTTGATCATTGGCGGGAATGCTGACGGTAGCGTAATAAATATGGGGCAAGGCAATGATATCGTACAAATAGACGGTAATTTCCAAGGAGTAACAACTAGTAGCTCAGATGATGATTCAGATAGTTATCATGGAGACTCACACAGTCATCGTGGAGATTCTAATAGTGATACGACTAGCTATACCGGTTCAATTGATCTAGGAAGTGGTGACGATAAGATACAGTTAAATAGTAATAGTAACTATAATAATGTAAAAATAGATGGTGGTAGCGGAACGGATACATTGTATTTTACAGGAACTTCAAGTGACTATAAGATTTTTGACAGTAATCATAACGAGATTTCATTTAATGATTACAATACGTTAAATAAAAATGGAACAGGTAATTCGGATAATAGCGAATTTTCTATTTATAAAGTGGACGATAATGGTACTATACAAGGTGATCCGTCAACCATATCGAATATTGAAAATATTGTCTTTGAAGGGGATCAAACATCCACACAGTATCAATATGATGTAACGTTAAATGCAGGACTTACGGATACAGATGGCAGTGAAACATTAAGCAATATAACTATTGACAATCTTCCAGACGGCACTACTTTAACAGATAGTGACGGCAATACTTTAAATGCAAATAGTGACGGGAGTTACACTCTTAGCGTCGATGAAGGAGGGAATGTCAATGCTACTCTAATAAGCAATAGTCAAATTGACACAACTCATCTTGATGCAATTACTGCGTCCGTTACTTCGACTGAAAGCAGTACCGGTCATGAAGCTACGATGCAAAGTACGGTCGGCGGGTTCGATATATTGATGTACGACGGAGATATGCACCTCGATCTTGGAAATATAGTTCATAATGTTCATAATATAGAATCTTTGGATCTAGGAAACGGTGCTCAAAACGTATCTGTCTCGCTCGGTGACGTACTTGATATTACTGACAATAACAATACTTTAACGATCGACGGCGATACTCATGACACTGTAACGCTCAATAATGATTCAAACGGTGACGGAAAAGCGGATACGACATGGCATTTAGGAGATAATATCGTAACAGATACGGCAACAGATGCTACGTATCACCAATACACGGGAACAACGGATGACGGACATAGTGTAACCGTCGAGATCAACACGCAAATACATGTAGATCACAGTTAATGTGCTCTATATGTTTATTTCAATAAAAGAACTAATGAAACTCTGTCGTTGACATGCAGCTTTTGAAATATAGAACTCACGTGCGCTTTGACTGTTCTTGTCGAGATATCCATTTTATTAGCGATAGCCGCATTGGTAAATCCGTTTAATATATAAAAAGTGACTTCCTTTTCTTTATCGGAAAGTCTTTGTATAAGCGGTTTTGCATCGGCATTGATCATGTTTGAATTTAACGTTACAAGAGCTGCTGTGAGTTCTGGATATGTCCATATTTGCGAACTGCTTACGGTTTCGATCATCTGTGTATAATGTACCTTTTGCATTCGCGAGTTTCCATATCCGTTTATGCCGTGAGAGATTAAAAATCTCCCTGTAGCGAGAGTGGGTACTTTTTCAAGGATGATCAGATTTTTTGGAGCTTTGTCAGAAGATATCCAATCGTTGACCTCATGTGAAACACTGTCGTAATCGGCTACTACGATCGAGTCGGGGTTCTCTTTGATATATGCAATAAGCCCGGCTTCATTATCAAAACTTTCAAAAGGGTGGCGATCCTCTTTTTTTTCAAGTTCTTGCAGCATAGTATAGTCGTAACTGAAAAATAGGATCGTTTGCATTTTATCGCTCCGTAAAGACATACTGCTTCGATTTAAGGATAGGTTTCAAAATATATTCCATCACCGTTTTTTTGCCGGTTACAATATTGACGTTGACCACCATTCCGGGGATGATCTTGAGAGGATGCTCTTTTGTTCCTAAATAATTTTTGGCGGTTTCTATTTTTATAAGATAATAGGTATTGTCTTTTTCATCTGTAATACTGTCGGGGCTGATATTGACCACTTTTCCGACAAGCCCTCCGTAGATGGCGTAGTCATAAGCCGTGAATTTCACTTGTGCTTCTGCACCCGGATGTATGAATGCTATGTCTGTCGGTTTTATCTTGACCTCTAGATAAAGCTTCTCGCTTGTCGGAACTATTTCAACCAGATCATCCCCCGGTTTTATAACCCCTCCGACGGTATTTATAAAAAGTTTTTGAACGATCCCGTTCACGGGAGATCTCACAAGCGTTCTGTTGACTTGATCCGTAAATGCGACCTGCTCGGCGCTTAAACCTTCCAGATCGGAAGTTGCTTTGTTCAGCTCTTCTCTTTTGTCGTTGACAAATTTTTGTTTTGCTTCTATTCTTTTGTTCCTATATTCGCTGATAGCCGATTTAAGCCTCGGAAGAGACGATTTGGCGGCATCGAGTTTTTGTGTAATGTCGTTGCCTTCGCGTTTTAGTTTCAAAAAATCCACTTTTGATTTGACCCCTTCTCTTACCATAGGAGCGGTCATTTCGATCTCTTCTTGCACATAACGGAGGGATCTTGTGATATTGTCGATGCTGTCAAGAGCTTCTCTATACTCCTGTTTTTTTTGTTCGATCTGATCGACAAGAGAATCGTCTTTTGCTTTATACTCCTCC is a genomic window containing:
- a CDS encoding Ig-like domain-containing protein, whose protein sequence is MAAVIGKVESIDGKFYAKSADGSLRVLTKGDQILEGEIVIGDKSNSSTDSIIVTGTDGTDIVLLGDNAQLFDASLSSEPFSQDEVASNHDSITNIITKYGADVNIDDIQTAAGTDGVSMVESTDSVKADFHEIGLKADFHKIDINNVFLNINASLRDPHIAQSSFDVNDKSNLDSNINTIALQNNLFNKDVSLSGLTSSLENSSNSNSTTDTITNIDTPTIIGTTEAGAAVIITDASGNIVGSGVADHSGNYYITTSELPEGSNDLTVTATDAAGNTGSISQNVTIDTGIATPTADIAAASDTGASATDTITSDNTPTINGTGEAGATVVITNAAGETVGTATVGTDGTYSVTTSQLADGTQNLTITTTDTAGNSAQTTQSITVDTGIATPTADIAAASDTGASATDTITSDNTPTINGTGEAGATVVITNAAGETVGTATVGTDGTYSVTTSQLADGTQNLTITTTDTAGNSAQTTQSITVDTGIATPTADIAAASDTGASATDTITSDNTPTINGTGEAGATVVITNAAGETVGTATVGTDGTYSVTTSQLADGTQNLTITTTDTAGNSAQTTQSITVDTGIATPTADIAAASDTGASATDTITSDNTPTINGTGEAGATVVITNAAGETVGTATVGTDGTYSVTTSQLADGTQNLTITTTDTAGNSAQTTQSITVDTGIATPTADIAAASDTGASATDTITSDNTPTINGTGEAGATVVITNAAGETVGTATVGTDGTYSVTTSQLADGTQNLTITTTDTAGNSAQTTQSITVDTGIATPTADIAAASDTGASATDTITSDNTPTINGTGEAGATVVITNAAGETVGTATVGTDGTYSVTTSQLADGTQNLTITTTDTAGNSAQTTQSITVDTGIATPTADIAAASDTGASATDTITSDNTPTINGTGEAGATVVITNAAGETVGTATVGTDGTYSVTTSQLADGTQNLTITTTDTAGNSAQTTQSITVDTGIATPTADIAAASDTGASATDTITSDNTPTINGTGEAGATVVITNAAGETVGTATVGTDGTYSVTTSQLADGTQNLTITTTDTAGNSAQTTQSITVDTGIATPTADIAAASDTGASATDTITSDNTPTINGTGEAGATVVITNAAGETVGTATVGTDGTYSVTTSQLADGTQNLTITTTDTAGNSAQTTQSITVDTGIATPTADIAAASDTGASATDTITSDNTPTINGTGEAGATVVITNAAGETVGTATVGTDGTYSVTTSQLADGTQNLTITTTDTAGNSAQTTQSITVDTGIATPTADIAAASDTGASATDTITSDNTPTINGTGEAGATVVITNAAGETVGTATVGTDGTYSVTTSQLADGTQNLTITTTDTAGNSAQTTQSITVDTGIATPTADIAAASDTGASATDTITSDNTPTINGTGEAGATVVITNAAGETVGTATVGTDGTYSVTTSQLADGTQNLTITTTDTAGNSAQTTQSITVDTGIATPTADIAAASDTGASATDTITSDNTPTINGTGEAGATVVITNAAGETVGTATVGTDGTYSVTTSQLADGTQNLTITTTDTAGNSAQTTQSITVDTGIATPTADIAAASDTGASATDTITSDNTPTINGTGEAGATVVITNAAGETVGTATVGTDGTYSVTTSQLADGTQNLTITTTDTAGNSAQTTQSITVDTVASEMDKLAITNIVDNNGDFTSITMSGTGAEAGNTITLYDEDNNPVATATVGTDGRWSTDISNLDGTPINDNEFFKVTETDTAGNQTDETNTTHYWHGTWSNAETEVTDDYAMMGRGNDTIHINDNDANDHLVIDGGNGNDTAVFNGNVADYTITTDANGNTIITEKVSTDSDGNGIGDVNELRNIETIDFADGKYDVNSGVFTANDVTAEVPTLSIDIGAEQVVENSLGNIFNDIEVHETGGTNLDSDYTSHGSTDISLDIDNMNASSISTSSGDDNINIKYSANDKTIDLGSGDDSLIIGGNADGSVINMGQGNDIVQIDGNFQGVTTSSSDDDSDSYHGDSHSHRGDSNSDTTSYTGSIDLGSGDDKIQLNSNSNYNNVKIDGGSGTDTLYFTGTSSDYKIFDSNHNEISFNDYNTLNKNGTGNSDNSEFSIYKVDDNGTIQGDPSTISNIENIVFEGDQTSTQYQYDVTLNAGLTDTDGSETLSNITIDNLPDGTTLTDSDGNTLNANSDGSYTLSVDEGGNVNATLISNSQIDTTHLDAITASVTSTESSTGHEATMQSTVGGFDILMYDGDMHLDLGNIVHNVHNIESLDLGNGAQNVSVSLGDVLDITDNNNTLTIDGDTHDTVTLNNDSNGDGKADTTWHLGDNIVTDTATDATYHQYTGTTDDGHSVTVEINTQIHVDHS
- a CDS encoding LuxR C-terminal-related transcriptional regulator produces the protein MQTILFFSYDYTMLQELEKKEDRHPFESFDNEAGLIAYIKENPDSIVVADYDSVSHEVNDWISSDKAPKNLIILEKVPTLATGRFLISHGINGYGNSRMQKVHYTQMIETVSSSQIWTYPELTAALVTLNSNMINADAKPLIQRLSDKEKEVTFYILNGFTNAAIANKMDISTRTVKAHVSSIFQKLHVNDRVSLVLLLK
- a CDS encoding HlyD family type I secretion periplasmic adaptor subunit, producing the protein MANNEFNERDYEFMQSLSAAILEKTPSRISRVLKIWLLTIAIAIIWASFASIDEITRGSGKVIPYGQNQKIQNLEGGIVESIMVHEGDEVKKDQIILKINNSKSTSTATSNVIKLTALKAKKLRLQAEANLLPFHMPQTDDETFKTQLTLENKLYTSDMEEYKAKDDSLVDQIEQKKQEYREALDSIDNITRSLRYVQEEIEMTAPMVREGVKSKVDFLKLKREGNDITQKLDAAKSSLPRLKSAISEYRNKRIEAKQKFVNDKREELNKATSDLEGLSAEQVAFTDQVNRTLVRSPVNGIVQKLFINTVGGVIKPGDDLVEIVPTSEKLYLEVKIKPTDIAFIHPGAEAQVKFTAYDYAIYGGLVGKVVNISPDSITDEKDNTYYLIKIETAKNYLGTKEHPLKIIPGMVVNVNIVTGKKTVMEYILKPILKSKQYVFTER